The following are encoded together in the Fusobacterium simiae genome:
- the trxA gene encoding thioredoxin, with amino-acid sequence MAIVKGTKENFEAEVLNANGIVVVDFGANWCGPCKSLVPILDEVVAEDPNKKIVKVDIDEQEELATKYKIMSVPTLLVFRNGEIIDKSIGLIQKHEVKALFAK; translated from the coding sequence ATGGCAATTGTAAAAGGAACAAAAGAAAATTTTGAGGCAGAAGTATTAAATGCAAATGGAATTGTAGTAGTTGATTTTGGAGCAAATTGGTGTGGACCTTGTAAAAGTTTAGTGCCTATATTAGATGAAGTTGTTGCTGAAGATCCAAATAAAAAAATAGTAAAAGTAGATATAGATGAACAAGAAGAATTGGCAACAAAATATAAGATTATGAGTGTACCTACTTTATTAGTTTTTAGAAATGGAGAAATTATTGACAAATCAATAGGATTAATTCAAAAACATGAAGTAAAAGCATTATTTGCTAAGTAA